Proteins from one Capricornis sumatraensis isolate serow.1 chromosome 2, serow.2, whole genome shotgun sequence genomic window:
- the AMIGO1 gene encoding amphoterin-induced protein 1 produces MQPQGDLRGLWLLLLSLFLLVFEVARAGRPVVSCPAACLCASNILSCSKQQLPNVPHSLPSYTALLDLSHNNLSRLRAEWTPTRLTHLHSLLLSHNHLNFISSEAFSPVPNLRYLDLSSNQLRTLDEFLFSELQVLEVLLLYNNHIMAVDRCAFDDMTQLQKLYLSQNQISRFPLELVKEGAKLPKLTLLDLSSNKLKNLPLPDLQKLPAWIKNGLYLHNNPLHCDCELYQLFSHWQYRQLSSVMDFQEDLYCMSSKKLHNVFNLSFLNCSEYKEHAWEAHLGDSLTIKCDTKQQGMTKVWVTPSNERVLDEVANSTVTVSKDGSLHFHRVQIEHGGVYTCYAMGEAFNETLSVELKVYNFTLHGHHDTLNTAYTTLVGCILSVVLVLIYLYLTPCRCWCRGVEKPSSHQADSLSSSMLSTTPNHDPMAGGDKDDGFDRRVAFLEPAGPAQGQNGKLKPGNTLPVPEATGKGQRRMSDPESVSSVFSDTPIVV; encoded by the coding sequence ATGCAACCCCAAGGAGACCTGCGAGGCCTCTGGCTCCTGCTGCTGTCCCTGTTCCTGCTCGTCTTTGAGGTGGCCAGAGCTGGCCGGCCAGTGGTGAGCTGTCCTGCCGCCTGCCTGTGCGCCAGCAACATCCTCAGCTGCTCCAAGCAGCAGCTGCCCAACGTGCCCCACTCCCTGCCCAGCTACACTGCCCTCCTGGACCTCAGCCACAACAATCTGAGCCGTCTGCGGGCCGAGTGGACCCCCACGCGCCTGACCCACCTGCACTCCCTGCTGCTGAGCCACAACCACCTGAATTTCATCTCCTCTGAGGCCTTTTCCCCGGTTCCCAACCTGCGCTACCTGGACCTCTCCTCCAACCAGCTGCGGACGCTGGATGAGTTCCTGTTCAGCGAACTGCAGGTCCTGGAGGTGCTGCTGCTCTACAATAACCACATTATGGCAGTGGACCGCTGCGCCTTCGACGACATGACCCAGCTGCAGAAACTCTACTTGAGTCAGAACCAGATCTCCCGCTTCCCTCTGGAACTGGTCAAGGAAGGAGCCAAGCTCCCCAAACTAACGCTCCTGGACCTTTCCTCCAACAAGCTGAAGAACTTACCATTGCCTGACCTGCAGAAGCTGCCCGCCTGGATCAAGAATGGGCTGTACCTACACAACAACCCCCTGCACTGCGACTGCGAGCTCTACCAGCTCTTTTCCCACTGGCAGTATCGGCAGCTGAGCTCTGTGATGGACTTTCAGGAGGACCTGTACTGCATGAGCTCCAAGAAACTGCACAATGTCTTCAACCTGAGTTTCCTCAATTGCAGCGAGTACAAGGAGCATGCCTGGGAGGCCCACCTGGGTGACTCCTTGACCATCAAGTGTGACACCAAGCAGCAGGGGATGACCAAGGTGTGGGTGACACCCAGCAATGAACGAGTGCTGGATGAGGTGGCCAACAGCACGGTGACCGTGTCCAAGGATGGCAGTCTTCATTTCCACCGGGTGCAGATTGAGCATGGGGGTGTGTATACCTGCTATGCCATGGGGGAGGCTTTCAATGAGACCCTGTCTGTGGAGTTGAAAGTGTACAATTTCACCTTGCACGGACACCACGACACCCTCAACACAGCCTATACCACTCTTGTGGGCTGTATCCTCAGTGTAGTCCTGGTCCTCATATACCTGTACCTCACTCCGTGCCGCTGCTGGTGCCGGGGTGTTGAGAAACCTTCCAGCCATCAGGCAGACAGCCTCAGTTCTTCCATGCTTAGTACCACACCCAACCACGACCCTATGGCTGGCGGGGACAAGGATGATGGTTTTGACCGGCGGGTGGCCTTCCTGGAACCTGCTGGACCTGCGCAGGGTCAAAACGGCAAGCTCAAGCCGGGCAACACCCTGCCAGTGCCTGAGGCGACAGGCAAGGGCCAGCGGAGGATGTCGGATCCGGAATCGGTCAGCTCGGTCTTCTCTGATACGCCCATTGTGGTGTGA